CGCAGCTGTTGCTCTTCTGCGCCATGGAGTGGGGCTCCAACGGGCTGCGCGGGCTCACCGCCGTGCAGAAGCTCGTTGCGGGACTGTTCATGTCGGTCAACTCCAGGCACACCGGCGAGATGGTGGTGGACCTTTCCACCGTGTCGTCGGCCGTCGTGGTGCTCTATGTGGTCATGATGTGAGTACCCCCTCAAGTCCATTTTACTCCGCATATAAGGTTTGTCTGGAGTCGAATTTTATAAAATTTAACAAATTTTGTAAAAGAAATATCACCATTCACACAGTACGAAATCATATCATTAGATGCGTCATGAATTAAATTTTCATATCATATATTTTTAGTTTTgcagatgttgatattttttcatataaataTGTGGTTAAACTTTATGAACTTCTTTCCCTCCACTCCATATAGATTTTATATACAGAGTGAAAATGACCGGAGGGAGTACGTTACATACCTCCACTCGATCGATTCCAGATAGTGATAACCATAAACTCTCTCATATCATGCTCGTGCCTACACACTACGAACAGGTACCTACCACCTTACACTACATTTCTACCAGTGGAAGACGACAGTGACCAACAAGTGGGAGCAGATCAGCGCGACCAGAAAAGGATAACAAGCATATGGCGGAAGCTGCTCATGTCGCCGCTCTCGTGCTTGGCCATCTTCATCGCCGTGGTGTGCATCACGGAGCGGCGGCAGATCTCTGATGACCCCCTCAACTTCAACGTCCTCAACATCACCGTCGAGGTTATCAGGTAATCCACTACTTAACAAAACGTATAAGCACATGATCAATTGCAATATTCTTACCATGCATGATCGATACCATTATACACAAAACCTGACTTACCCAAATTGCAAATTCAATCAACATACATATAGCTATTGCGACCACTATAACGTGTGACATTGTGTGAACTGTGCTTGCAGTGCGTACGGAAACGTGGGGTTCAGCACCGGTTACAGCTGCGGCCGGCAGGTGACGCCCGATGGCGGCTGCAGGGACACGTGGGTTGGCTTCTCTGGGAAGTGGAGTTGGCAAGGGAAGCTGGCTCTCATTGCTGTCATGTTCTACGGCAGGCTCAAGAAGTTCAGCATGCATGGTGGCGAGGCATGGAGGATAGTATAACCTTGTAGCAGACTGCATATTTCTCAATGATCTCTCTTCAGACAGAGACTAGCTACATCTCGCTCTAGCCTAAAACCATCTGAACATATTTCCATTATGCCGAGTACCTCAATCACTGCATGCATATCGATATAATGAAACAAAAGTCATCCAAATTGAATGTGCCTTACAGTCGCAGTACCTTAACCCTATGATCATTCCCCATAATCCATCGGTCGATGCTacattttgtgtcaaaaaaaatGCCCTTTATCGAAAAATAATCCATCGGTCGATATGTGACTGAACAACAAAGAATATGCTACTCCAAGAATAAGTCTGTCCGTCATCATCAACACAGAGGAATTAATTTGGTTTCTCAACGTGCCCTGTCATATCTTGCCCCGGGCAAAATACAACATCACTCCTTGCTTTCTCAATCAGTATGATTGCTAGACCGGAACAAGGCTTGGAACGAAGGGAATTGCGTCAAAGCCAATAAGATTCTCGCGCGTGCATTCAACAAGTATTTCTTTGATAGGGTCGTGAAACTTCAAGTCCATGATAGACTTGGCACCCTTGAGAACACCTTGTGGTCTGCTGTAGAACGAGAGACGATACGATTCGACTCGGAAAACGATCTCCTCATCGAATATGCCGACGAGATGAAGAGACCGGTAAGTGAGAAAGAAAGGAACATCGGCGAGAACGTAGTGCCGGTCCCATTGGGCTGGCACATTGTTGTTGCCAAGTTCACCGCACATCCACATCTCCATTGTCCCGTAGCCATGCTCTAGCCGAGGCACGCACACGCACAACTCCCCGTGAACCTCGGTTAAGCTGGTGGATGCATACACAAGCCTCGGGCTCCAACAAGGAGGTGGCGGCATAATGCTGGATAACTCGTCCTCTAAGCAAAAGCGGAGGAAACCGGGGGCGTCCCGGTGAATCTCTTCCCCGACGGTCCAAATCAGAGAGCCCTTGAAGAAGATGGCGGTTCGCCCTGGCTTGACGGGGTACACGGTCGCGCCGCGGTCTCTCGCCAGCAGTGCTGTCCTCCGAGAGTGAAGACCTCCATCCCGAGGTCGTGCTTGGAGCGGTAGAAGAAGCGAGCAACTTTGTAGGTGTTGGAACTAGGGTCGTGGCCGAGGCCAAAGGCCTGGTGACCGTAAGAGAACCCATCTGGCCTGACGCCGTGGGTGCTCCACGGAAGCGTGACAAAGCAGCCTGTGGCCGGGTTGAGCACGCGCACCTTCGTGTCGGTCGGCACCAGAACCAGCCCGTCGCAGTGCGCAAGGTCGTGCGCTACGCCCGCGGGGGAGGCGTGGTAGTAGGGCATGTCGTGCACGAGGGTGGCGGCGTCCTTCTGGCTGTCCTCCAACAAGTACAACGTGGCAGTGGTGACACTTCTGTCGTGAGGTGCAGCTCGGCTGGGGACCTGTAGCGCGATGAGGACGGCCGAGCTCTGGAGCCGGAGGTGCCGACGGTGGAAGTCGTCgtcgttgtcgatggtgtcacgCCATGCCTTGCAGAGGAACCTTAACCGCAGCAGCGACGCGACGGGTAGCCGGGGCAGGACCAGTGACACGATGACCTCGTGCGGCACGTATGGCATCGCTGTCTCCATCATGATCGCCGCCAAGCTCATCGATCGTCCgcgtgccggcggcggcggtggcagtCGATGGGTGGGATTAGATTGGACTAGGACTCTAACCCGTAGCTGTTCCTGGTTCACGACATTTTAGCAGTTTCGGTTTTTCACCCTCACCAAGGGTCATACCACTTGGCACGCTCTCAGACAACTCCACatgtcgcgctctggacgcttTTTTTGGATTTTGTTATTTTTTATTTGTCTACACGCGTTTTTTTTTCTGCTTTCAGATGGTTTTTTTTGGCTTttcggtttttcaccggtcttccttagcttttggaccaaacaaagaaaaaattacacgaaaaaacatgttttcttgttttttctttttcgcgtgaggcacggttttgcttctgctagaggcacgaccgtgcctctcgaaaacggaAAGAAATTTGTTCTTTTTCCGCAagaggcatggttttgcttccacgagagccacggccgtgcctctcgaaaacaaaaaaaaaatgcGTTTTTTTGTGAGACGCAtgattttgcttccgcgagaggcgcttttttcttttccttccgtgagaggcatggttttgcttccgcgagacgcatagttttgcttctgcgagaggcatggccgtgcctctaggaaacgaaaaaaatgtgttttcttttttctttttacttccgtgagaggcacggttttgcttctgcgagaagcacggctgtgcctctcggaaacggctttcggaaaggaaaaaaaatgtGCTTCCGGTCTGGTTTTTTCGTtcattttttcgtgaaaaaaaagttcatcgaaaccTATCAACATTGGATCTAGTTTTGAGAATCTCGACGCGAGAAATCCAACAGTAAAAACGGTTTGAGATTTGAATGCACGGTTTAACATAAAtcattttgaataaacggataTACGAAAAAGGGAAACTCCCAGATTGCGATAaatggcgcacatgcagcgcgccacctGCGCGACCTGGGAAGGTGAAAGTGATTTTTGGAAGCAGTACTCGTCATTTAGTGAATTCGGCGAACCAACATGTGGTTTTAATGGTTACGAGGAAAGTGATATCCTCAACCCACCAAGTCCTAGACATAGCATTGGTAATCGCATTATTCATGGGTTTATTTCAGCCTTCTGGCGATGTTCTTTCAGTGGGTGGGAGATGTTCCAGTCGACTGCGAGGTGCCTGTGTTGACTTCATAAAATCTAAAGATGCTATGTCGGCCCAGTCTCTCCAAAGTGCTCATAGAGATAGAGTGTGCATGcatgcgttcataggggtgagtatATGCTTGTGTATGTGAGCGACTTCGATTGTACTGTGTTCACAAAAGAAACTAACTACGGTTCACAACTTGCCTAAAAAACTGTGGTTCACAACAACTTTTTTTTACTGACAACCTTTTAAATTTTAGTTCCTTTTTTTCATATTCCTGTTACAACATTTAAGAAAATGGATATGAAATATTTCGATGTGCTTGCAATATATTGTCCATGTATTTCGAGAAAAAAATACATCGGCAGCGTAGTCGTGTGGCAAGTCCTGTAAACAGGAGGACGAGGTTACCAGTTCGATTCGAAAAAGGTTCACGTTCACAATAGCATGTACGGAAGCCCTAGCCCTAGGTGAAGATATCCAACTCCATCACATCCAGATTGCTAGCGATGCAAGACGGCAGTGTTCGAGATCATTGAAGGTGCAGGCGGGTCATGGGCCAAATTATTCGAAAGATTCAGGCGCGGTCAGCAGCTTATTTTGAAGGTCACAACCTAGCTAAGTTTGCTACGCAGTACTACTCTAGATCTCAGGCCCACATGTTTGGCTCACTCATCTATATGATCCTGTAATGGTGCCTGTAAACATGCTCTATGATCAATAAAGCTTAGCAGGTTGCTCTAAAAAACCCTGTGTGAAGTAACATCCCCTTCACATAGTCTTTTTTTAGAGAGATTCTTCCGCACATAGTCGGGCAAGTGCATAGGCACTCATCATGACGGACCGACCCAGTCTAAAAATATGTTCATGGAAAAGGTGGTCATGCAATTTAAAAAATGATCATATAATTAAAGTGTTAATGTAGTCAACAAATATTTCATGCGATTTTTAAAATGATTAACATAGTTTAAAATAGTAATTTAATTTTAACTTTTtatgtatttaaaaaaaatcacgcAATAGCAAATATTTATGTATTTTAGCAATTATTTTTGTATATTAGTAGATGTTTATATATTTATTAAAAAATTATTTTCTAAATATGCTAACAatagaaataaaaataaagaaaaaagggaaaaaagaaatccagaaaaaaaaGCCATAAAAACCAAAGTAAAAAGACAAAGAACACGGTGAAGGAAACAGATGTAAATGGGTCAGCCTAGCTCGCACACGCCATGTGAACTATGCCGACAATCTGTTCCACAAAGCGGTGAATATGAAATACCTAAGAAGTTTGTTTAGACATGTTTCATGTAATTCAACCAATGTTTTGTTATTATTTCATGTATTGGAAATTCAAACATTTAGGAACAAGTGGCCGGTGATAAACGGGTGGAAAAAAACAGCGGAAGATAAATGACGAAAAAAAAGAGTGTGGAAAAAGTGCGACAAATTGAAAAATAATAAAGTACATTATCACTACAAGCTATGATCGAAGCAGATCCAAATACGCTGGAAAGCTCGCGGACTTGGAGTTCCCGAATTTTAGATGGCTCGCCATGCGCGTGAGCAACCTGGCATGCAGGCGGAAGTTTCGACCCAAAAAAAGATCATCTAGCCCCCTCAAACGGGCGCCGTGAGATTGTTCTGGCAAAAAGGCACGTGAAATTCGATTGCCACCGACAGAGCCCCTCCTACCAGCCTTTCCTGAGGGTTAATTGTGTCGGGTGGACACACATCTTCTCATGGAAGTGGTTGTAAACGGAAGCCCCCAAGGGTTTTCGCCCGAGCCGCCCCCAATGAGCGACGCGGGCGTTATACGGGAGTAAACTAGCTATATGATGGAGTAGGGTTCTGCTGACTCTCTGGATTTGGCCGATTAGTTTGGAAGTAATGTGTATTTTGAAATTCCGGATTATATTTGCATGCCACTGAGGCCATTTATTTTCTCATGTGGCACTTGTTCGTTTAGTGGTGATGCAACAACCTCACGAGAAGCCAAAAGCATCATCCCAACCAACCGAATGCATGCGATGTCCTTACATGCGTCCAAGAAATTAAAAAGGAGCACGAACGCCGATTATAGCTTTTGGTACATCTAATTCATAAAAAGGTCTTGCCTCTATATGGATCTTTCGAGAGTCTCActgttgaatatatgagcaaaaTACCATCAGATTTAATCCAAATAAAcaataaataaatcatgacggcaaTAACAGAAATTGAGCTAACCGTGCAGagtagcatagtagatgaacaaaTCGAATCTAAGGCATAGACTAGAAATAGGAATTCTAGCACGATCTCAAACAAGGAGGACATaatcacatacggtgcaacgcGAGTAGAATTGTTAGTGTTGATGTTGTCGCCCATGTTGTTGATGTAGAGGTTGCCGAGGTCAGGGAAGAAGTCGTCATTGAGGAAGTCACCGCTGCCAGTCGCGCGAGTGTGCTCCCTAAAAATCTGATCGCCCCTCTCCATACAGGATCACGGGAGGTGGGATTCCGGAGGCCTGGTGTCCCTTCTTGCGGTGTACGCCGGAAGggggatggagaagacttgcgTGTTGGCGCAATGATCTGGAATGGTGCGAAATCATATGatgcggcggcggctagggtagacgtCTGCCGGTCTATATAGTGCGGTCAAGTAGGTCATGCGAGTAAACCCCACGTCCAAGTCAGTAACAGCCCCACGATCCAAAATAATCAGAAACGCAGAGTAATTAACACGTCCATTAATTAGTAATTAATGGCCTCTCCGTACAAGATCACGGGAGGCGGGATTTCGGAGGCCTGGTGTCCCTTCTCGCGGTGTACGCCGGAAGGGGGGTGGAGAAGACTTGCGTGTTGGCGCAATGATCTGGAATGGTGCAAAACCATATGATGCGGCGGCAACTAGGCTAGACGTCTGCCGGTCTATATAGTGCGGTCAAGTAGGTCATGCGAGTAAACCCCACGACCAAGTCAGTAACAGCCCCACGATCCAAAATAATCGGAAACGGCAGAGTAATTAACACGTCCATTAATTAGTAATTAATCGCTCATTAGTTTTCCTGAGCAACACAAATATAGACAACATGCATAGCTTTGTCCTGGGCTCGTCTCATTCCCGAAACGCGACGCGACGCGGCGCGAGGTGAGGCGAGGAGGAGGAACCGcgcgtgtaggtctcctcttcCCATTAAACAAATTAAGCTACGCGTAAGGGCGACCAACCAGCTATGCCACGTGGCGCAAGCTGGTTGGCCGCGGTGAAAAAGCTTTTAGGATATTATTTTTACATGAAGATGAGgaattttttaaatattttttctTTTTAGATGGAGATAATGACCCCACATATTTTCTTAAATGGAGGGCTACGCAAAGTGGCGCTCGTTGGTAGGATGCGTTGGTgacttttttcttttcttttttactttttttaGATGGTGGTGAAGACTACACGTATTTTTTAAAATAGAAGCATGCGCACAACTTCCTCTCAAGCGGCGCCACCGGGTCTTGCCTCTATATGGATCTTTCGAGAAAATttttagttgggctttgggccaaaggcctactgGCAAAATCCAACACTCACTAGGTTGGCACTATTAAGAATAATTTTTCAAATACGAGGAATTACAAATTTTTAATCATAAAATGTATTTCATCCCTAGTTAATTATTCATAATTTTAAGAAGGATGGTTTTTTTTTCACAATCCCTTCACCTTATCTAACTTTCACTGCCACTTACGTtggccatagtgggagtaacttagatTGATCATAATGGGAGTATCATTGTACTGGCATTTCAGCCGAGGTGGCACACAGTTAAATAAGGAAAGAGATGATTAAGTATGACCGCAAGCTCTAGTGCGATGTGGGAGAGCCTGTCATCGGAGCAGAAGAACGAGGTTGCCACCCTTGCAGCCACCTGGCAGACCCGCCGCGCCTGGCGGATCGAGCACGGCATGCCAGCCAGCTCGCCCGAGGTCCGACGACGAACCAACGGGCTCCGACGACGACACGACGCCTGACCCCATGCTTGTGCATGCCGGCCTGACCATGGAGCAGGCGCAGGCGCACTACGACGCCGCCATTGCAGAGAACGAGTAGCTTGCCTTGACTCCTATTTCGGTGTTCCGGCAGGCGCATGAGGAGCAGTGGTACAATTTGTTCCTCCTTGAGCAGCACCGACTAGCGGAGGGTCAAATCTACGGCGAGCGCGCAAGTGAGAGGAGGCCCTGGCCAACATGGTTGCGGCGAACCCTAACTTCGTTGTGTAGGAGCAGACGCTCTACGAGGCCGTGCTTGCTCAAGGCGCCGCTCGCAACACAGAGCCGACATAGCTGGACGCGGCTGCACACGCGTTGGCGGCGCAGACAGTCAAGGACTCCAACGCCGCCAGCTGTGCGTCCTACATGTTGTCGTCCACCTTTCGAGGGTGCATGTGGCAGGTGGACAATGACGGACCGTCCACGTCCAACATCTACCTCACGTCTACCGGCACCCGTGATGGACAGATCACGGATTCcttcgaggatgagtagggcatgggaggcggcagggcattgTTTCCCAAGTGGGTTGCCGCCTCCCATGTTCCACTCTACTTCGCCGTAGACCGCTCCTCCGTTTCACGGGTCTTGAGCCCAACCGCCGCTCATGGAGACGGCAAATGGAGGACGAGGTTGCCGTTGCGAAATACAAAGGAAGTGACGACGAGCACCATCGTAGGATAGGTTTAGGGTCCAGCTGCTTTTGTAAATGAAAAATGTCTGAATTGTACCGAATGTGCTCTGATTTATAGGAAAATCCATCGTGTTTACATGAATTTCGCCTGGTTAGTTGAAACAGTATTTCATATGTATACGGGTATCATGGATGGCCGACTCCCGCATCCTTGTCAGCGGACTGGTCCACCCTGTCAGCTGA
This genomic window from Aegilops tauschii subsp. strangulata cultivar AL8/78 chromosome 4, Aet v6.0, whole genome shotgun sequence contains:
- the LOC109754788 gene encoding putative F-box protein At3g17500, translated to MPYVPHEVIVSLVLPRLPVASLLRLRFLCKAWRDTIDNDDDFHRRHLRLQSSAVLIALQVPSRAAPHDRSVTTATLYLLEDSQKDAATLVHDMPYYHASPAGVAHDLAHCDGLVLVPTDTKVRVLNPATGCFVTLPWSTHGVRPDGFSYGHQAFGLGHDPSSNTYKVARFFYRSKHDLGMEVFTLGGQHCWRETAARPCTPSSQGEPPSSSRAL